One genomic window of Silene latifolia isolate original U9 population unplaced genomic scaffold, ASM4854445v1 scaffold_95, whole genome shotgun sequence includes the following:
- the LOC141640588 gene encoding uncharacterized protein LOC141640588, producing MVVVDRFSKMAPFIACRKTKDVVSVAELYFSHIDKIHGVSKTIVSNRDVKFMSYFWKTLWKLLSTSLWDQPSDAPRSFKCTQGGSEYDAKKRVEQMLKLHETVKRQIEKANDRKERFPAKRKNKLMPRVEGPFEVIEKIGPNAYKIDLPGEYGFDCVEQSSSFNPVFTVYLSLKFVKLSS from the exons ATGGTTGTAGTTGACAGGTTCAGTAAAATGGCTCCTTTCATAGCATGTAGGAAGACTAAGGATGTTGTGAGTGTTGCTGAACTTTATTTCAGTCATATTGACAAGATACATGGAGTTTCTAAGACCATAGTCTCAAACAGAGATGTCAAGTTCATGAGTTATTTCTGGAAGACATTGTGGAAGCTACTCAGTACCAG TTTATGGGATCAACCCTCTGATGCCCCTAGATCTTTCAAGTGTACCCAAGGAGGAAGTGAATATGATGCTAAGAAGAGGGTGGAACAGATGCTGAAGCTCCATGAAACTGTCAAGAGACAAATTGAAAAAGCCAATGACAG GAAGGAAAGGTTCCCTGCTAAGAGAAAGAACAAGCTGATGCCTAGGGTAGAGGGTCCTTTCGAAGTCATTGAAAAAATTGGTCCAAATGCTTACAAGATAGACCTTCCTGGTGAGTATGGG TTTGATTGTGTTGAGCAAAGTTCAAGCTTTAATCCTGTGTTCACTGTgtatttgagtctgaaatttgTTAAGTTATCATCTTAG